From a region of the Tiliqua scincoides isolate rTilSci1 chromosome 4, rTilSci1.hap2, whole genome shotgun sequence genome:
- the LOC136649485 gene encoding interferon-induced protein 44-like → MADSKSRLTKEEKQLLQHLLRCRHLSLLYKGSIDTYNINTFHNICNQQGPTVVVAYNARGYIFGADTSQSYTSSGNYINDSEAFLYRLKGKESSPLQIPVKVPSQAVYDVSGIGPCFGARSIIFLSQNRAEVATDATVATYTFRPEDLHGNDQALLECEVYRVEDAGDLMKTPWRQVEWTPGERSKLMDEIGSYKPYLNSVPQYRVLFLGPVGAGKSSFFNSVNSAFRGYVTNQAIAGSDSTSVTMEYRTYGVKNKHTGQPLPIVFCDTMGLEEKQGAGLDMDEVANLLKGHVPDRYQFNPSNAIHPNVPGYIKRPDLKDQIHCVVFIIDGSKVEILPEKLEEKLKDIRRKAIRFGVPQLVLMTKVDEISPLLEEDVSRVYRSKAVQRQMQLIEGKFGIPLNQIVPVKNYSSELELRNDVDILILLAVRQILRSSESYLDNFPLEKE, encoded by the exons ATGGCTGACAGCAAATCCCGGCTGACCAAAGAAgagaaacagctgctgcagcatttgTTGAGATGCAGGCACCTAAGCCTCCTCTATAAGGGAAGCATTGACACATACAACATTAATACCTTTCACAATATTTGCAACCAACAAGGTCCAACTGTAGTAGTGGCATACAATGCACGTGGCTATATTTTTGGAGCCGATACCAGTCAAAGTTATACTTCATCTGGGAACTATATAAATGATAGCGAAGCTTTCCTCTATAGACTAAAAGGGAAAGAGTCTAGCCCACTACAAATCCCAGTGAAAGTACCCAGTCAGGCTGTATATGATGTTTCAGGAATTGGTCCTTGTTTTGGAGCCAGATCCATTATATTCTTGTCACAAAATCGTGCAGAGGTGGCCACAGATGCTACTGTTGCCACCTACACATTCCGTCCAGAAGATTTACATGGGAATGACCAGGCCCTCTTGGAATGTGAAGTATATCGAGTTGA AGATGCTGGAGATCTCATGAAAACTCCATGGAGGCAGGTTGAATGGACACCTGG AGAAAGATCGAAACTAATGGATGAGATAGGAAGTTACAAGCCTTATTTGAATTCAGTGCCACAGTATCGGGTGCTGTTCCTTGGGCCAGTTGGAGCTGGAAAGTCCAGCTTTTTCAACTCTGTGAATTCTGCGTTTCGGGGTTATGTGACAAATCAAGCCATTGCAGGATCAGATTCCACAAGTGTGACAATGGAG TACAGAACCTATGGagttaaaaataaacacactggACAGCCGTTGCCTATTGTTTTCTGTGACACCATGGGGCTAGAAGAGAAGCAAGGAGCCGGCCTAGACATGGATGAAGTGGCCAACCTGTTGAAAGGCCATGTTCCTGACAGGTACCAG tttaaTCCATCTAATGCTATACACCCAAATGTGCCTGGCTACATCAAGCGCCCTGATCTGAAAGACCAGATTCATTGTGTTGTGTTTATTATTGATGGCTCCAAAGTTGAGATCCTTCCTGAGAAGCTAGAAGAAAAGCTGAAAGATATTCGAAGAAAAGCCATCAGGTTTG gtgtgccacagcttGTTTTAATGACAAAAGTGGATGAAATAAGCCCTCTTCTTGAAGAAGATGTTTCTCGAGTGTACAGAAGCAAGGCTGTTCAGAGGCAG ATGCAGTTAATAGAAGGAAAATTTGGCATCCCTCTGAATCAGATAGTCCCTGTCAAAAATTACTCATCGGAGTTGGAGCTTAGGAATGATGTTGATATCCTGATACTCTTGGCTGTGAGGCAGATTCTGCGTTCGTCCGAAAGCTACCTTGATAATTTCCCTCTggaaaaagaataa